One Globicephala melas chromosome 4, mGloMel1.2, whole genome shotgun sequence genomic window carries:
- the SERPINI1 gene encoding neuroserpin, with the protein MAFLGLFSLLVLQSLALGTTFTDETIAELSVNMYNHLRATGEDENILFSPLSVTLAMGMMELGAQGSTLKEIRHSMGYDSLKNGEEFSFLKNLSHMVTAEESQYVMKIANALFVQNGFHINDEFLQMIKKYFNAEVNHVDFSQNVAVANHINKWVENNTNSLLKELVSPRDFDAVTHLALINAVYFKGNWKSQFRPENTRTFSFTKDDESEVQIPMMYQQGEFYYGEFSDGSNEAGGIYQVLEIPYEGDEISMMLVLSRQEVPLATLEPLVKAQLIEEWANSVKKQKVEVYLPRFTVEQEIDLKHVLKALGITEVFIKNANLTALSDNKEIFLSKAIHKSFIEVNEEGSEAAAASGMIAISRMAVLYPQVIVDHPFFFLIRNRRTGTILFMGRVMHPETMNTSGHDFEEL; encoded by the exons ATGGCTTTCCTTGGACTCTTCTCTTTGCTGGTTCTGCAAAGTTTGGCATTAGGGACCACTTTCACTGATGAAACCATTGCTGAGTTGTCAGTGAATATGTATAACCATCTTCGAGCCACTGGAGAAGATGAAAATATTCTCTTCTCTCCACTGAGTGTCACCCTTGCAATGGGAATGATGGAACTTGGGGCCCAAGGGTCTACCCTGAAAGAAATCCGTCATTCAATGGGATATGATAGCCTGAAAAATG gtgaagaattttctttcttgaagAATCTTTCTCACATGGTGACTGCTGAAGAGAGTCAGTATGTGATGAAAATTGCCAATGCCCTCTTTGTGCAAAATGGATTTCATATCAATGATGAGTTTTTGCAGATGATAAAAAAGTACTTTAACGCAGAAGTCAATCATGTGGACTTCAGTCAAAATGTAGCTGTGGCCAACCATATCAATAAGTGGGTGGAGAATAATACAAATA gtcTGTTGAAAGAGTTGGTATCCCCAAGGGATTTTGACGCCGTCACTCATCTGGCCCTCATCAATGCTGTTTATTTCAAAGGGAATTGGAAGTCACAATTTAGACCTGAAAATACCAGAACTTTTTCCTTCACTAAAGATGATGAAAGTGAAGTCCAAATTCCAATGATGTATCAACAAGGAGAATTTTATTATG gGGAATTTAGTGACGGCTCCAATGAAGCTGGTGGTATCTACCAAGTCTTGGAAATACCCTATGAGGGGGATGAGATAAGTATGATGCTGGTCTTGTCCAGACAGGAAGTTCCACTGGCCACTCTGGAGCCATTGGTCAAAGCACAGCTGATTGAAGAATGGGCAAACTCTGTGAAGAAGCAAAAAGTGGAAGTGTACCTCCCCAG GTTCACAGTGGAACAGGAAATTGATTTAAAACATGTTCTGAAGGCTCTTGGAATAACTGAAGTTTTCATCAAAAATGCAAATTTGACAGCCTTGTCTG ATAAcaaagagattttcctttctaaaGCAATTCACAAGTCCTTCATAGAGGTTAATGAAGAAGGTTCAGAAGCTGCTGCTGCTTCAG GAATGATTGCAATTAGCAGGATGGCTGTGCTGTATCCTCAAGTTATTGTCGaccatccatttttctttcttattaggAACAGGAGAACAG GTACAATCCTATTCATGGGACGAGTCATGCATCCTGAAACCATGAACACCAGTGGGCATGATTTTGAGGaactttaa